A window from Synergistaceae bacterium encodes these proteins:
- a CDS encoding TAXI family TRAP transporter solute-binding subunit: MKKLALAVVLVFCLSLAAYAELTEPVKLVFAAQEVGTGAYSVSAAIQGAMLKGLPAGSTIDLTTNSPGGVGAPVLIQRKRADLIVGNAGPSLWSYQRSKKDYQFGDCPDVRSIAGGLGHAFANIMFTKAFVDKTGCTTMEEVIAKKVPIKLITKKNGTLGELTAERVIEACGISVEDFLKFATWEKTGTDAIKSGIQDDLYDATIDHVDAGQATTTEICLTHAMHFVQLKPETLANLNKMGYAPITITAGTWNGLDHDIQSMGSQQNVIVPASMPNDVAYALVKGICDNKADIAAAVASLAWFDPKTAGKHELNGAPLHPGAMKYYKEMGYEFDEFK; the protein is encoded by the coding sequence ATGAAAAAATTAGCTTTAGCAGTAGTATTAGTGTTTTGTCTCTCTTTAGCGGCTTATGCTGAACTCACAGAGCCCGTGAAACTCGTTTTTGCTGCTCAGGAAGTCGGCACCGGTGCTTATTCAGTAAGTGCGGCTATTCAGGGCGCAATGTTGAAGGGACTCCCGGCAGGTTCTACTATTGATTTAACGACAAATTCACCCGGCGGAGTCGGTGCTCCCGTTCTTATTCAGAGAAAGCGCGCTGATTTAATAGTCGGTAATGCAGGCCCCTCACTTTGGAGCTATCAGAGAAGCAAGAAAGATTATCAATTTGGAGACTGCCCTGATGTTAGGAGCATTGCAGGAGGACTCGGCCACGCTTTTGCAAATATAATGTTCACAAAGGCATTTGTTGATAAAACAGGCTGTACAACTATGGAAGAAGTTATTGCGAAAAAAGTTCCGATTAAGTTAATCACAAAGAAAAACGGGACACTCGGCGAACTCACAGCAGAAAGAGTTATAGAGGCTTGCGGGATCTCTGTTGAAGATTTCTTAAAGTTTGCTACATGGGAGAAAACAGGAACAGACGCTATTAAATCAGGAATTCAGGACGATTTATATGACGCGACGATTGACCACGTAGACGCAGGCCAAGCTACAACGACTGAAATTTGCTTGACTCACGCTATGCATTTCGTACAGTTAAAGCCTGAGACTCTCGCAAATCTCAACAAAATGGGCTATGCTCCTATCACGATTACTGCGGGAACTTGGAACGGTTTAGATCATGATATTCAGTCAATGGGTTCACAGCAAAATGTTATAGTCCCTGCCTCAATGCCTAATGATGTAGCATATGCACTCGTTAAAGGAATTTGCGATAATAAAGCAGATATTGCCGCAGCCGTCGCTTCATTAGCATGGTTCGATCCTAAGACAGCCGGAAAACATGAACTCAACGGCGCACCCCTTCACCCCGGCGCAATGAAATATTATAAGGAAATGGGCTACGAGTTCGACGAGTTTAAATAA